Part of the Lotus japonicus ecotype B-129 chromosome 6, LjGifu_v1.2 genome, TCTATCAGCACCAGCACCACCAGCATCCAGTTCTTCTTCACATGACACTACAGCCTGCGGTATTCTCATCATTGAAATAGTTGGAATAAAGCTCTAGAGAAGGATAGTTGTAAGGAGGAGGATACATGTAATTCACATTCGCAGGAGGAGGCCTTGCATACATGAACTGTTGTCCCTGCTGGTTGTAGGGATTTCCAGGCATCATCTCCGGAGCACCTCCTTGGTAGTACCTGCCGCCACCGTTCGCCACCGCTGCTGGGAGGCCCTGAACAGCTGGGACGTTAGCCATTTGGTTCATTGTTGGCATATTGCCCATTTGGTTCATTGGCATTGGCATGTTACCCACTTGGTTCATTGGATTGTTGCCCATTTGATTCATTGGATTGTTGCCATTTTGATTCATTGGATTGTGGCCAACTTGGTTCATTGGATTGTTGCGCATGGCTCCACCCATTGGCATGTTCATGTTACCACCACCCATAGGGCGCGCATTAGCCCCACCCATGTTTAGGAATCCATTGTTCATAGCTCGAACATTACCACTCATCCCAGCACCCTTCATGCCCCCATTGTTGTGTGGAATGCCACCGCCGCTGCCACCAGCACCATTCTTGTTTCCGATTTTAGCCTCTGCCATTGGAATGTCACCTCCATTTTTGCCACCAATGTTGATGTTAACCCCACCCTGATTCTGATCGTTTTCACCTCCTTTTTTACCTCCATTTCCACCACCCATGCCCTGCATTTGAACATGCAAAGGTCCTCCTTTCTTCCCATTACCTCCGCCACTGTCATTGCTGCCACTAACACCACCATTCTCAGCCTTCTGAGGAGCATTCATCACGAGTTGTGGGTGATGCATGTTCATCGCGGGGAGTTTCATCTTATTCAGAGGGTGTTCAGGATCCTCcacatcatcaccatcagactcCGCCTCCTCAGATTCTTCATCAGATTCCCCCTCCTTAGAGaagccatcatcatcatcttcaggggAATTGAGCTTCACTGCTTTTGGGTTGTTGGGGTTCTGGATCGGCATCTTCATATTCTTCAATTGAGGCGGCACCCCCTTTTGATCCTGAAACCCTTTCATCTGTTGAAGCTGTTGCAGCTGTTGAAGCTGTTGTAGTTGCTGAagcatttgttgttgttgttggggaTTTTGTCCTTGTTGGACACCATTTGGATGGTTATTTCCACCCTTATTCTGACCCTTGTTGTTCTCCACAGCACCTTTGCCATTGTCAATTTGCATGTTCTTCATCTGAATGTCAATATGGTTCTGctcattgttgttgttgttgttgttgttgctgctgctgttgttgttgttgttgttgttgttgttgttgttgttgttgttgtcgttATCGTTGtcaatgttgttgttgttgttatcatTTGCAACATGAGCATCCAAAAGCTCTGCAAATTTCCCTGCTTTGCGAAGCTTCTTGATGAGAATGTTGGGGTCAAAATTCCCTGAAACGGTAACCTTCCGTTGCTCAGCATCTATGTCAATTGTGTAAACCCCTGTAGAAATCACATTCAAGATACGGGTACCAATAAGATTTCATTGATTTTGTTTAGGGCTTCAGAATCAAatgataaaaggaaaaaaaatcaatgctTTTATCAAATAAGAGTAAATGCAGATCAATGAGAGTCGAGGTAACATCACTTCTTTCTAGGGAATAGATAGATACATACCATCAATCTTGTACAAGATTTTCCTCACATCCTTCTGGCATCCGTTACAGTGAATGTTCACCTTCAGAACAAATTTCTGCATGCACAAGCAATTCCAAAACCGAAAACAGAGTAAAGAGAAAATTTCATTGCAAATAAGAAAAAATGAGTAAAAGTTCTCACTTTATTGAAAACGATAGAC contains:
- the LOC130725730 gene encoding heavy metal-associated isoprenylated plant protein 33-like, whose product is MKNMQIDNGKGAVENNKGQNKGGNNHPNGVQQGQNPQQQQQMLQQLQQLQQLQQLQQMKGFQDQKGVPPQLKNMKMPIQNPNNPKAVKLNSPEDDDDGFSKEGESDEESEEAESDGDDVEDPEHPLNKMKLPAMNMHHPQLVMNAPQKAENGGVSGSNDSGGGNGKKGGPLHVQMQGMGGGNGGKKGGENDQNQGGVNINIGGKNGGDIPMAEAKIGNKNGAGGSGGGIPHNNGGMKGAGMSGNVRAMNNGFLNMGGANARPMGGGNMNMPMGGAMRNNPMNQVGHNPMNQNGNNPMNQMGNNPMNQVGNMPMPMNQMGNMPTMNQMANVPAVQGLPAAVANGGGRYYQGGAPEMMPGNPYNQQGQQFMYARPPPANVNYMYPPPYNYPSLELYSNYFNDENTAGCSVM
- the LOC130725731 gene encoding heavy metal-associated isoprenylated plant protein 32-like; this translates as MSQEEILKVQKFVLKVNIHCNGCQKDVRKILYKIDGVYTIDIDAEQRKVTVSGNFDPNILIKKLRKAGKFAELLDAHVANDNNNNNIDNDNDNNNNNN